A section of the Candidatus Dadabacteria bacterium genome encodes:
- the cobA gene encoding uroporphyrinogen-III C-methyltransferase, whose product MKSGKKTKSAAAVCLVGAGPGDPGLITVKGMEALRSADVVIYDALANNSLLEFAPEIAEFIFAGKKKGFKALEQKEINALLIDRAGRGRKVVRLKGGDPFVFGRGGEEAGALIEAGIPVEIVPGVSSVHSVPAYSGVPLTHRDFNSSFAVVTGHKKPGKRSPVDWEALARMETAVFLMSAGNIGEIADKLMEKKKPRKTPVMVTARGTTGRQKTVIGKLGDIADKVRAEGGGLAPAVVMVGGAVGMKNRFNWFEKKPLFGRKITVTRPAGQSADFINLLQQKGAEVFSFPCITIIPPASWKPVDRLADNLRSCDFLTFTSANGVERFFSRLDMRGLDARALGGAGTVCIGSKTAEALRRRGVRADIVPKKYTAEGVLEELKKSNVRGKTFFIPRADIARDALPEGLLKMGAKVETAACYRTRAPKYSKSELAAAQREVASSDAVVFTSSSSVTGFLGILKNGAEILRRVPVACIGPVTERTVRREGLTPSVVSGVHTTAGLADAMSDFFYEGE is encoded by the coding sequence ATGAAAAGCGGAAAAAAAACCAAAAGCGCGGCGGCGGTGTGTCTGGTCGGCGCGGGGCCGGGAGACCCGGGCCTCATAACGGTCAAAGGCATGGAGGCGCTCCGGTCCGCCGATGTGGTCATTTATGACGCGCTTGCCAACAACTCCCTGCTTGAATTCGCGCCGGAAATAGCGGAATTCATCTTTGCGGGCAAGAAAAAAGGGTTCAAGGCGCTTGAACAGAAGGAGATAAACGCCCTGCTGATTGACCGGGCGGGGCGCGGGAGGAAAGTCGTCCGGCTCAAGGGGGGAGACCCGTTTGTTTTCGGGCGGGGGGGGGAGGAAGCCGGGGCGCTCATTGAGGCGGGAATTCCGGTGGAGATAGTTCCGGGCGTCAGTTCGGTTCACTCCGTCCCCGCATATTCGGGCGTCCCCCTCACGCACAGGGACTTTAACTCATCCTTTGCCGTGGTAACCGGCCATAAAAAGCCGGGCAAGCGGTCGCCTGTTGACTGGGAGGCGCTCGCGCGGATGGAGACGGCGGTGTTTCTTATGTCAGCGGGCAACATCGGGGAGATAGCGGACAAACTTATGGAAAAGAAAAAGCCGCGCAAAACTCCCGTGATGGTAACCGCGCGGGGAACAACGGGGCGGCAGAAAACGGTCATCGGGAAACTGGGCGACATAGCGGACAAAGTCCGCGCGGAGGGAGGCGGACTCGCGCCGGCGGTGGTGATGGTCGGCGGCGCGGTGGGCATGAAAAACCGCTTTAACTGGTTTGAGAAAAAACCGCTTTTCGGCAGAAAGATAACCGTAACCCGCCCGGCGGGGCAGTCGGCGGATTTCATAAACCTCCTTCAGCAGAAAGGGGCGGAGGTGTTCAGTTTTCCTTGCATAACAATCATTCCGCCCGCCTCATGGAAGCCCGTTGACAGACTGGCGGACAACCTCCGGTCATGCGACTTTCTGACTTTCACGAGCGCAAACGGCGTTGAGCGTTTCTTCTCGCGCCTTGATATGCGGGGGCTGGACGCAAGGGCTCTCGGCGGCGCGGGGACGGTGTGCATAGGGAGCAAAACCGCCGAAGCCCTGAGGCGGCGCGGAGTGCGGGCGGATATTGTTCCCAAAAAATACACCGCCGAGGGCGTCCTTGAAGAACTGAAAAAGAGCAATGTGCGCGGCAAAACCTTCTTCATTCCCCGCGCGGACATAGCGAGAGACGCCCTGCCGGAGGGGCTGTTGAAAATGGGCGCAAAGGTTGAGACCGCCGCCTGTTACCGGACGCGCGCCCCGAAATACTCAAAAAGCGAACTCGCGGCGGCGCAAAGGGAGGTCGCTTCTTCGGATGCGGTGGTCTTCACAAGTTCATCATCGGTAACGGGTTTTCTCGGCATATTGAAAAACGGAGCGGAAATTTTGCGCCGTGTGCCGGTCGCATGCATAGGGCCGGTAACGGAGCGGACTGTCAGGCGGGAGGGGCTGACCCCCTCGGTGGTGTCGGGCGTTCACACAACCGCGGGGCTTGCGGATGCAATGAGCGATTTTTTTTATGAAGGGGAATAG
- a CDS encoding Spy/CpxP family protein refolding chaperone — translation MNGKFVCYIVAVCAMIVVSPPAAIADCGDHHSKKGWFEKFMGKGDREHGHDHGKHRKCKKKCHWKKHSAGMFWWRSSFTKEVLRLDDSQVSLLDEISKSHREKVMDAYNKVAEAKIAYKKVKMSGSSTAGEIRAVWRAKHEAKMEKEAAKLEMFLEMREVLTPDQREELTLMKAHKGKGKRGCGGKKKH, via the coding sequence TTGAACGGAAAATTTGTTTGTTACATTGTCGCGGTTTGCGCAATGATTGTTGTTTCCCCGCCCGCCGCTATTGCGGATTGCGGCGACCACCACTCAAAGAAGGGCTGGTTTGAAAAATTCATGGGGAAAGGGGACCGTGAACACGGCCATGATCACGGAAAACACCGCAAGTGCAAGAAGAAGTGCCACTGGAAGAAACACTCCGCCGGTATGTTCTGGTGGAGAAGTTCTTTCACGAAAGAGGTTCTCCGGCTTGACGACAGTCAGGTATCCCTTCTGGATGAGATATCCAAGTCTCACCGCGAGAAGGTGATGGACGCCTACAACAAGGTTGCCGAGGCAAAAATCGCCTACAAGAAGGTGAAGATGTCTGGTTCTTCCACTGCGGGCGAAATAAGGGCCGTATGGCGGGCAAAGCACGAAGCGAAGATGGAGAAGGAGGCCGCAAAACTGGAAATGTTCCTTGAGATGAGGGAGGTTCTGACTCCCGACCAGAGAGAGGAACTCACGCTGATGAAGGCCCATAAAGGCAAGGGCAAGCGCGGTTGCGGGGGCAAAAAGAAACACTGA
- a CDS encoding NAD-dependent epimerase/dehydratase family protein, translating into MKNILITGGAGFFGDLLKKDLLREGFACVSIDLERDPFRHPGLKAVRGDIRDVSLLDAICRETRFDAVFHCAAILAHAVKDKNFLWTSNVDGTRNIAEVAKRHGIPRVVFTSSNCLWAKNFGRPVMEDDEPEPAEIYGLSKWEGEKILAEYAGDFINVTFRCPTIMDEGRLGLLAILFEFIDEGRKVWVVGGGDNIYQFICARDLITACKLALRHDKSGVFNIGSDNVRSFRDVYGYVIEKAGTGSRVASLPKAPTLLAMRLAYWLKVSLLGPYQYKMIAEDFVFDTGKIKAELQWKPTLTNEEMLYNAYLYYHKNLADIKGRKDVSAHKQAAKMGIIRLLKWFS; encoded by the coding sequence TTGAAAAATATCCTGATTACGGGCGGAGCCGGGTTCTTCGGAGACCTGTTAAAGAAGGACCTGTTGCGTGAAGGTTTTGCCTGTGTAAGCATTGACCTTGAGCGGGACCCTTTCCGGCATCCCGGCCTGAAGGCCGTTCGGGGGGATATAAGGGACGTCTCCCTGCTGGATGCGATTTGCAGGGAGACCAGATTTGATGCGGTATTTCATTGCGCCGCTATTCTTGCCCATGCGGTCAAAGACAAAAACTTCCTGTGGACATCCAATGTGGACGGCACCCGCAACATAGCGGAGGTTGCAAAAAGGCACGGCATTCCGAGGGTTGTCTTTACTTCATCCAACTGCCTGTGGGCGAAAAATTTCGGCCGTCCGGTCATGGAGGATGACGAGCCGGAACCGGCGGAGATATACGGGCTTTCCAAATGGGAGGGAGAGAAGATTCTGGCGGAGTATGCCGGTGACTTCATCAATGTAACTTTCCGTTGCCCCACGATCATGGATGAAGGCCGTTTGGGACTGCTGGCGATTCTTTTTGAGTTCATAGACGAGGGAAGAAAGGTCTGGGTTGTCGGCGGGGGAGACAACATCTATCAGTTCATCTGCGCACGGGACTTGATAACCGCCTGCAAACTCGCCCTACGGCACGACAAATCCGGCGTGTTCAACATCGGTTCGGACAATGTCCGCTCTTTCCGGGATGTTTACGGCTATGTAATTGAAAAAGCCGGAACAGGTTCCAGGGTCGCCTCTCTGCCGAAGGCGCCGACTCTTCTTGCCATGAGGCTGGCTTACTGGCTTAAAGTCTCACTTTTGGGGCCTTATCAATACAAGATGATTGCGGAGGATTTTGTCTTTGACACAGGCAAGATCAAGGCGGAGTTGCAATGGAAGCCCACGCTTACCAATGAGGAAATGCTCTACAATGCCTACCTCTACTACCATAAGAACCTTGCCGATATAAAAGGGCGCAAGGATGTCTCCGCGCACAAACAGGCGGCGAAAATGGGTATCATTCGCCTGTTAAAGTGGTTCTCGTAA
- a CDS encoding nucleotidyl transferase AbiEii/AbiGii toxin family protein, with translation MIPRGYITEWRANAPWVDDSQVEQDLVISRALLNIYSNKTLHDTLDPWLGEPAYKQSNARITYKYRFESEDGRPMRLKLEINTREHLTVEGLKEFPFAVDSRWHRGSCSIRTYELNELLGTKLRALYQRKKGRDLFDLAIALDHKDAVPRKIIESFHRYMDYGGNKVTRKQFEDNLAQKLKDKTFTDDIKPLLVSGYNWDANTMSEKVNKSLLSLIPG, from the coding sequence ATGATTCCGCGCGGCTACATTACGGAGTGGCGCGCCAATGCGCCGTGGGTGGATGACTCGCAAGTTGAACAAGACCTTGTTATAAGTCGCGCCTTGCTCAACATTTACTCCAACAAAACACTCCATGACACCCTTGATCCATGGTTGGGAGAACCAGCCTATAAACAGAGCAATGCGCGCATCACTTACAAGTATCGGTTTGAATCCGAAGACGGGCGACCGATGCGGCTGAAACTTGAAATCAACACAAGGGAACACCTTACAGTTGAAGGCTTGAAAGAGTTCCCGTTCGCGGTGGACTCACGATGGCATAGAGGGTCGTGCTCCATCCGCACTTACGAACTGAACGAATTATTGGGCACTAAACTTCGCGCGCTTTATCAGCGAAAGAAAGGACGGGACCTCTTTGATCTTGCAATCGCTCTTGACCATAAGGATGCCGTCCCCCGAAAAATCATTGAGAGTTTTCACAGATACATGGATTACGGAGGGAACAAAGTGACCAGAAAGCAATTTGAAGACAACCTTGCCCAAAAGTTGAAGGATAAGACCTTCACCGATGATATTAAGCCGCTATTGGTTTCGGGTTACAATTGGGATGCCAACACCATGTCAGAAAAAGTCAACAAATCGCTACTATCTCTGATTCCCGGCTGA
- a CDS encoding type IV toxin-antitoxin system AbiEi family antitoxin, with protein MAARDLTEMLASRGRSSFVSKEACEALKVSPEAGRQALYRLTKQGRIASPARGFYVIVPPEYRSLGCLPAEQFIPDLMRQKGLVYYAGLLTAAQYYGAAHQRPQEFQVFLQKNHRPIRCGKVKVKFIAKKNINEVPTRKRNTPCGELRISTPEVTAIDLAGYPQHVGGYNHVATVLAELSDEIDPAALAEVATTAPVAWTQRLGYLLELVGATDILTEIRKYVHENAREYINLIPGKTDAGDPRLGDWKLIMNDRPEPDT; from the coding sequence ATGGCGGCAAGAGATCTAACTGAAATGCTGGCCTCAAGGGGGCGTAGCAGTTTCGTCTCAAAAGAGGCATGCGAAGCGCTCAAAGTCTCTCCGGAAGCGGGCAGACAGGCTTTATATCGGCTGACAAAGCAGGGGAGGATTGCGTCTCCGGCACGCGGATTCTATGTTATCGTTCCGCCTGAATACAGGTCTCTGGGATGCCTTCCGGCGGAACAATTCATACCGGATTTGATGCGGCAAAAGGGGCTGGTTTATTACGCCGGCTTATTGACCGCCGCGCAGTATTACGGGGCGGCGCACCAGAGGCCGCAGGAGTTTCAAGTCTTCCTGCAAAAGAATCACAGGCCAATCCGTTGCGGCAAAGTAAAAGTCAAGTTCATCGCCAAGAAGAACATCAATGAAGTCCCGACCCGCAAGCGCAATACGCCCTGCGGTGAGTTGAGGATATCCACGCCGGAAGTTACCGCCATTGATCTTGCGGGTTACCCGCAACACGTTGGCGGATACAACCATGTAGCCACCGTCCTTGCCGAATTAAGCGACGAAATAGACCCTGCGGCATTGGCGGAAGTTGCGACAACCGCGCCGGTTGCATGGACCCAACGCCTCGGCTATTTGCTGGAACTTGTCGGAGCAACGGATATTTTGACGGAAATTAGAAAGTATGTTCACGAAAATGCGCGGGAATACATCAATCTTATTCCGGGCAAGACCGATGCCGGAGACCCGCGTCTGGGTGACTGGAAACTAATCATGAATGACAGGCCGGAGCCTGACACATGA